One Vallitalea pronyensis genomic region harbors:
- a CDS encoding TIGR03915 family putative DNA repair protein produces the protein MIYLHDGTFNGLLTCVYAHYYDKAAEGIYSEGTYELSLVDDKKRLVTDVDKAKKVYNAIMTKISDEAMSHVYHTFLSSDYHKDCYLLRYLQLGFKMGYKIDYHRTHQDVIMVHKLSAKVTKERHLFLGTLRFQEVGKGLYAPLAPDHDIIELLASHFADRLKHEQFIIHDRKRNKAVIYNTKAWFITEFTYEEEVKVSEREKQFQDMWKGYFEHISIKERENLRLQRQFVPVRYRQHIVEFGD, from the coding sequence ATGATCTATTTGCATGATGGTACATTTAATGGGTTATTAACGTGTGTGTATGCCCATTATTATGATAAAGCAGCAGAAGGCATTTATAGTGAAGGGACTTATGAACTAAGCCTCGTTGATGATAAGAAACGTCTAGTGACAGATGTAGATAAGGCCAAGAAGGTCTATAACGCCATTATGACGAAGATTTCTGATGAGGCTATGAGTCATGTCTATCATACTTTTTTATCCTCTGACTATCATAAGGATTGTTATCTTTTAAGATATCTTCAATTAGGATTTAAGATGGGGTATAAGATTGATTACCATCGCACCCATCAAGATGTGATCATGGTTCATAAATTGTCTGCAAAAGTCACAAAAGAACGGCACCTTTTTCTTGGTACTTTACGTTTTCAAGAAGTGGGTAAAGGCCTCTATGCACCATTGGCTCCAGATCATGACATCATTGAATTATTAGCTAGTCATTTTGCAGACCGCTTGAAACATGAGCAATTCATTATTCATGACCGAAAAAGGAACAAAGCCGTTATATACAATACCAAGGCATGGTTTATTACAGAATTTACTTATGAAGAAGAAGTGAAAGTATCTGAGCGGGAGAAGCAATTCCAGGACATGTGGAAGGGCTATTTTGAACATATCAGTATTAAAGAAAGAGAAAATCTAAGATTACAGCGGCAATTTGTACCTGTACGGTATCGCCAACATATTGTTGAATTTGGTGACTAG
- a CDS encoding P-II family nitrogen regulator translates to MTKIDIITRPSKFEELKDALHDIGITGMTVTHVLGCGMQKGITETYRGVPLTVNLLPKVKIEIVVCEVPVEDVVDTTKKVLKTGQIGDGKIFIYPVENVIKIRTGEEGVQAL, encoded by the coding sequence ATGACTAAGATTGATATCATTACACGACCATCAAAATTTGAAGAATTGAAAGATGCGTTACATGACATTGGTATAACAGGCATGACCGTAACACACGTCCTTGGCTGTGGTATGCAAAAAGGTATCACTGAAACCTATAGAGGCGTTCCACTAACGGTGAATTTGCTTCCAAAAGTAAAAATAGAAATTGTGGTGTGCGAAGTACCTGTAGAAGATGTGGTTGATACGACGAAGAAGGTACTTAAGACGGGTCAAATAGGTGATGGCAAGATTTTCATCTATCCTGTAGAAAATGTAATAAAGATTCGCACCGGTGAAGAAGGCGTACAAGCGCTATAA
- a CDS encoding putative DNA modification/repair radical SAM protein has product MKDNVLRKLQVLADAAKYDVSCASSGVSKNNTGTIGNSSAAGICHTWSADGRCVSLLKILLTNYCVYDCEYCVNRLSNDVARASFTAEEVAELTIEFYRRNYIEGLFLSSAVEKNPNHTMEKIVKTLLILRHQYKFSGYIHVKAIPGADKLLVQQAGELADRMSVNIELPTEKGLQLLAPQKSMKKMFLPMKQIKDQITQSKEERMHFRHAKRFVPAGQSTQMIVGATNESDLSMLTITDQLYQNFSLKRVYFSAYVPVNRGGNLPALSTAPPMLREHRLYQADWLLRFYQFDAKELLDEREPNFDLDFDPKMIWALRHIHEFPKEINTVPYNELLRIPGLGMTSAKRIFKQRKVRAITYDDLKKIGVVLKRAKFFITCNGQFYGVKSMEPDSIKEILRPAQPFEQLQLQLP; this is encoded by the coding sequence ATGAAAGATAATGTTTTAAGAAAGTTACAAGTTTTGGCGGATGCAGCTAAGTATGATGTCTCTTGTGCATCAAGCGGTGTTAGTAAGAATAATACAGGTACAATAGGCAATTCATCAGCAGCAGGTATTTGTCATACATGGTCTGCCGATGGGCGTTGTGTATCTTTGCTTAAAATATTACTGACGAATTATTGTGTATATGATTGTGAGTATTGCGTTAACCGATTGAGTAATGATGTGGCTAGAGCCAGTTTTACCGCTGAAGAAGTAGCTGAGCTGACCATTGAATTCTATCGACGCAACTACATTGAAGGGTTATTTTTAAGTTCGGCAGTCGAGAAGAATCCTAATCATACCATGGAGAAGATTGTAAAGACGCTGCTTATTCTTCGGCATCAATACAAGTTTTCAGGGTATATTCATGTGAAGGCTATACCAGGAGCGGACAAATTATTGGTTCAACAGGCTGGGGAGCTGGCGGACCGTATGAGTGTCAATATTGAATTGCCTACAGAAAAGGGGCTTCAGTTATTAGCCCCTCAGAAGTCCATGAAAAAGATGTTTCTACCCATGAAACAGATAAAAGATCAAATAACACAGTCAAAAGAAGAACGCATGCATTTTAGGCATGCCAAACGATTCGTTCCTGCTGGACAATCCACTCAGATGATTGTGGGTGCTACCAATGAAAGCGATTTATCCATGCTTACCATCACCGACCAACTCTATCAGAATTTTTCCCTTAAACGGGTGTATTTTTCTGCTTATGTGCCTGTTAATCGGGGAGGTAATCTGCCAGCATTAAGTACAGCACCTCCTATGTTAAGGGAACATCGGTTGTATCAAGCAGATTGGCTATTACGTTTTTATCAGTTTGACGCAAAGGAGCTGCTCGATGAAAGGGAGCCCAACTTTGATTTGGATTTTGATCCTAAGATGATTTGGGCATTACGCCACATTCATGAATTTCCAAAAGAAATTAATACGGTTCCTTATAATGAACTACTGCGTATACCAGGTCTTGGGATGACATCAGCTAAACGTATTTTCAAACAACGTAAGGTACGTGCCATTACCTATGACGACCTTAAGAAAATTGGCGTTGTTTTAAAACGTGCAAAGTTTTTCATCACCTGTAATGGTCAGTTCTATGGTGTTAAGAGTATGGAACCCGATTCTATAAAAGAGATCCTAAGACCTGCTCAGCCTTTTGAGCAACTACAATTACAGCTGCCATAA
- the abc-f gene encoding ribosomal protection-like ABC-F family protein, protein MSLLLKANHIKKEYQDRLILKDVNFHIVTGECVGIVGNNGAGKTTLVNIIADDISMDDGQLMWHDKTHTIGYLRQSSYYTEESFNALVNAHDASHIQNFFETSHKLGMDTTMDMNQTRLSKLSGGEKTKLVLSQIWATNPSVLILDEPTNHMDYDGVQWLIKALHQFVGTVILISHDRYFMDQVCQRIIEIEEGLTTSYKGNYTAYYEEKKFRRESQLRQYQEEEKYRKALDRDIKQLHEWAEKGHRDSTKKQKNSTSSKMGLKEKFRARAKKKDKAVKSRVKKLEKSRVEGVVKPKEEQTITFHFNPTSKSAKVLEADNLAMTFHDKVLFSNSSFYVKSGEKIALFGKNGCGKTTLIKLILDEIVPTSGHLRVNPNLKVAYLSQDVGDMDKDLRVVEYFSYHNNKEQGLTRTLLTNMGFTKKMMVTKVKDLSVGEKTRLKIASMVLSDNNILILDEPTNHLDLHTREMLEKTLSDYNGTIIMVSHDRYLLEKLCDKVLYFKDNRIMRSEYTFKAYMTRKETKSIPQEQIDQDLTKRRMIIENRITTILGELSHLASDSEAYQNLDKEFKRLIKEKQSLNP, encoded by the coding sequence ATGTCGTTATTATTAAAAGCCAATCATATTAAAAAAGAATACCAAGACCGTCTCATTTTAAAAGACGTGAATTTTCATATTGTAACAGGTGAATGTGTGGGGATTGTTGGAAATAATGGGGCTGGTAAAACAACCCTTGTGAACATCATAGCTGATGACATATCCATGGATGATGGCCAACTTATGTGGCACGATAAAACCCATACTATTGGGTATCTTCGTCAATCATCCTATTACACGGAAGAATCTTTCAATGCTTTAGTGAACGCACATGATGCCAGCCATATTCAGAATTTCTTTGAAACCTCTCATAAATTGGGGATGGATACAACCATGGACATGAATCAGACTAGACTATCCAAACTGAGTGGTGGCGAAAAAACCAAACTGGTGCTCTCTCAGATTTGGGCAACCAACCCAAGTGTCCTAATCTTAGATGAACCCACCAACCACATGGATTATGATGGGGTACAATGGCTGATTAAAGCCCTTCACCAGTTTGTTGGAACCGTTATTCTTATATCCCATGACCGCTATTTTATGGACCAGGTTTGTCAAAGAATCATTGAAATTGAAGAAGGGTTGACCACATCCTACAAAGGGAACTATACCGCTTACTATGAAGAAAAGAAGTTCAGACGTGAAAGCCAGCTTCGTCAATACCAAGAAGAAGAAAAATACCGAAAAGCCCTTGATCGGGATATTAAACAATTACATGAGTGGGCCGAAAAAGGTCATCGGGATTCCACGAAGAAACAAAAGAATAGTACCTCCTCTAAAATGGGATTAAAAGAAAAATTTCGTGCACGTGCTAAGAAAAAAGATAAAGCCGTTAAATCCCGTGTTAAAAAACTCGAAAAATCTCGGGTAGAGGGTGTTGTTAAACCAAAGGAAGAACAGACCATTACCTTCCATTTTAACCCTACATCTAAAAGTGCAAAAGTTCTTGAAGCAGATAATTTAGCCATGACCTTTCATGACAAAGTCCTTTTTTCCAATAGTTCATTTTATGTAAAATCCGGAGAAAAAATTGCACTCTTTGGGAAGAATGGCTGTGGTAAAACAACGCTGATTAAGCTTATATTAGATGAGATAGTACCAACATCAGGTCATCTTAGGGTAAATCCAAATCTGAAAGTTGCTTACCTCAGTCAAGATGTGGGTGACATGGATAAAGATCTTAGGGTTGTTGAGTATTTTTCCTACCATAACAATAAAGAACAAGGCTTAACAAGAACCTTGCTCACCAATATGGGTTTCACCAAAAAAATGATGGTTACCAAGGTAAAAGACCTGAGCGTGGGCGAAAAAACCCGTTTAAAAATTGCAAGTATGGTCTTATCGGATAATAATATCCTTATACTGGATGAACCCACTAATCATCTGGACCTACACACCAGGGAAATGCTTGAAAAGACTCTTAGTGATTACAACGGTACCATTATCATGGTTTCACACGACCGCTATTTATTAGAAAAACTATGTGATAAGGTGCTCTACTTCAAAGATAACCGCATCATGCGTTCAGAGTACACCTTTAAGGCATATATGACCCGCAAAGAAACCAAAAGCATACCCCAAGAACAGATAGACCAAGACTTAACAAAACGGCGTATGATTATCGAAAATCGTATCACCACCATCTTGGGTGAATTAAGCCACTTGGCCTCTGATAGTGAAGCTTATCAAAACCTTGATAAAGAGTTCAAACGCTTAATCAAAGAAAAACAGAGCTTGAACCCATAA
- a CDS encoding GNAT family N-acetyltransferase, translated as MKRIYETDRLILRTIDTTFTKQVLNYYSRNKEFLKAFEPERPPVFYESIYHKKSIKKEMDLINELSMLRLWLFKKEDTLYHKTIGTLAFTNIVRGCFKSCFLGYKLDKDELRKGYMTEALQKGISIIFDEYKLHRIEANIMPRNLPSIGLVKGLGFENEGISKKYLQINGVWEDHCHMVLLNKDLE; from the coding sequence ATGAAAAGAATATATGAAACCGACCGACTAATTTTAAGAACCATTGACACAACGTTTACAAAGCAAGTACTGAACTATTATTCTCGTAATAAAGAATTTTTGAAGGCCTTTGAACCAGAGCGCCCTCCTGTTTTTTATGAGTCTATCTATCACAAGAAATCCATAAAAAAAGAAATGGATCTGATCAATGAGTTGTCCATGCTTCGATTATGGTTGTTTAAGAAAGAGGATACGCTGTATCACAAGACAATTGGCACACTTGCCTTTACTAATATTGTGAGGGGCTGCTTTAAATCATGCTTTTTAGGCTATAAACTGGATAAGGATGAGCTGAGAAAAGGGTATATGACAGAAGCACTTCAAAAAGGCATCTCTATTATATTTGATGAATACAAACTTCACCGTATTGAAGCCAACATTATGCCAAGGAATCTTCCTTCTATTGGTTTAGTAAAAGGTCTGGGCTTCGAGAACGAAGGGATATCCAAAAAATACCTTCAGATAAACGGTGTATGGGAAGATCATTGTCACATGGTGCTACTGAACAAAGACTTAGAATAA
- a CDS encoding ammonium transporter: MDVTYIINSMWVLVAGIFVFLMHAGFAMVEVGFTQSKNAVNIIMKNFITVSIGVLCYFIIGYAIMFGSDVGGIIGSDMFMLIGRPETINGIAFESFFFFQAIFAATCATIVSGAMAERTKFTSYILFCFVATIVIYPLIGHWIWGGGFLSQLGFRDFAGGTAVHTVGGMSALIGAYMVGPRSGKYKKDKIIAIPGHNIPLGALGVLILWFGWFGFNPGSTLDITDGTTIHAAITTLLSGAAATFSSLVFSLIRYKNPDVPLTLNGALAGLVGITAGANEVSYIASIIIGITSGVVMILSVEFFEQKMKIDDPVGAISVHGICGALGTIAVGLFSVKDGLFYGGGFSQLGIQVIGVGTSIATALMLSFITFSVIKKLIGLRVKEHTEINGLDAMEHGISAYINL, from the coding sequence ATGGATGTAACGTATATCATAAACTCCATGTGGGTTCTTGTTGCAGGTATTTTTGTATTTCTTATGCATGCTGGTTTTGCTATGGTGGAGGTAGGTTTTACCCAATCTAAAAATGCGGTCAATATCATCATGAAAAACTTTATCACCGTTTCTATTGGTGTTCTGTGTTATTTTATTATTGGCTATGCCATTATGTTCGGATCAGATGTAGGCGGTATTATTGGCTCTGATATGTTCATGCTCATTGGTCGACCTGAAACCATAAATGGTATTGCTTTTGAATCTTTTTTCTTTTTTCAAGCCATTTTTGCTGCTACTTGTGCTACAATTGTATCAGGAGCTATGGCAGAAAGAACCAAGTTTACCTCGTATATTCTCTTTTGTTTTGTAGCTACCATTGTGATTTATCCGCTCATTGGCCATTGGATATGGGGTGGCGGTTTCTTATCCCAGTTAGGCTTTAGAGATTTTGCAGGTGGAACAGCCGTACATACAGTGGGTGGCATGAGTGCTCTTATAGGTGCTTATATGGTTGGCCCTCGATCTGGAAAATACAAAAAAGACAAAATCATTGCCATACCTGGTCACAATATACCACTAGGTGCTTTAGGGGTTTTGATTCTCTGGTTTGGCTGGTTCGGTTTTAATCCAGGTAGTACCTTGGATATTACAGACGGTACCACCATCCATGCTGCCATAACAACACTACTCAGTGGTGCAGCAGCTACTTTTTCCAGCTTAGTCTTTAGTTTAATACGTTATAAAAATCCAGATGTCCCTCTTACCCTTAATGGTGCTTTAGCCGGTTTAGTGGGTATTACGGCAGGAGCTAATGAAGTCTCTTATATTGCCAGTATTATTATTGGTATAACAAGCGGTGTGGTCATGATTTTATCCGTAGAATTTTTTGAGCAAAAGATGAAAATAGACGACCCTGTTGGGGCAATATCCGTGCATGGCATATGCGGTGCGCTGGGTACCATTGCTGTTGGTCTATTTTCTGTAAAGGACGGTCTATTCTATGGTGGTGGGTTCAGTCAATTGGGCATTCAAGTGATTGGTGTTGGTACAAGCATCGCTACTGCACTTATGCTTTCCTTCATTACCTTTAGTGTTATTAAGAAACTCATCGGTCTGAGGGTAAAAGAACATACAGAGATAAACGGTCTTGATGCTATGGAACATGGTATTTCAGCTTATATTAACCTATAA